In the Candidatus Bathyarchaeia archaeon genome, CAGCCCTCGTACTCGTAAAGCCCCAGCAAAGCGTATGCCAATGTGTCATCGTATGTGATGGCTTTGGCGGCGTCGACGCGGCGCCATTGGTTGTCGCCGTATGGTGCTGGGCTGTAGTGGTCAAAACAGCCCTCCAAGCCGACGCGGTAAAAGTTCACGGCGTCCGACATCATCTCCTCGTATCGACTCTTGTTGGCGGGGTCAGACTCAGAGAGCATCCGCAACGCCACCAACCCGTAAAGCGCCTCCACATCCATCTCAGGCAGCCACGCATCCTCCAGCGTCACGGCTCGGGCAAACCCGCCAAAATACCGTTCATGCACACCCCGCAGGCTTGGTTCATGCTGCATGTTGAATAGGTAACTGTTGCCTGCAAGAACCGCAGCCTCCAAGTACGCCGTGTTGCTTGTGAGCTCGTAGGCTTTGAGCAGCGCAGGCACCGTGCGGCAAGCATCCACAGCGTAAAACTGGGTGCTGTTCTCAACGCTTCTAAAGCCGCCACACGCCAGCTTTTCAGTGTCCGTGCATTGCTGGGTTAAGATGAAGTCGGCGAGCTCCACGATTTTTGCCTCTACTTCGGCGCTTCGGTCATCGAATTGGCGGTCGAAGTACGCCTCGAAGAGAAAATCCACCGCGAACGCTGCGGCAAACGCTGCCCTGCCCCAAGTCAAGTCAGGGCCAACGTCGGGAACCACGTAGACGTAGGGGGCGTAGTCCATTACAAAATCATAATAGGTTTCGGGCAGATTTGGCATACTAAACGCTCCCAAGAATTGGCTGCTTGAGCCCCGAGAGGAGGCGGTCAAGTTCCTGCTGCAGAACGCTCAGCGGCGGAGCTTGGCTGAGCACATTAACGTTTTGACCGCCGACACTAAAGCTTAAGCCTGCGGCGGAGCCTCCTGTTAAGTAGCAGACTGCGTGGACGGCGGCGAGCAGGGTGATGTATTCTTTTTCGGCGGCGGTGCAGTCGGCACTGTCAATTTCTCTGCCCAACTCCAAAGACAACGTGACTGTGGCGCGGTTTACCATTTTTTCCAGTTTAGGGTCGGGGACGTCGGAGGCGCCGATGTTGATTGCGTCTCGCACGTCGCTTAGGGATACGTTTGCCATCCTGTTCAACTCCAAGCTTTAAATGGGTAACAGGCGGCGATTTAAGCAATTTTGACAAATAGAAACACAAAAACAGACACATTTACCCAAATATACGTTTTCTTTAACCCATTAACAAAAATAAGCGCATAATCAAGCCTTTCTATTCACTCTTGTTAAAAAAGGCTTTTCTGTTACACCCACCGCAAACGCAAAAGCCGCAGGTTCGGGAACTCGGCGCTGGAACCTCTGAGCGCATGTTTTCTCGGTTGGTCAAGGCGTTAGGGTGTTGCGGGGAAGGGGGAGCGGAAGGTTTCGTCTAATCCGCCCAACCTTTCATCGACAACGCGTTGACACCATCAGGGCAGCCAGTTGAGTTCAACGTGATGGACCCAGCCGCGTCTGCGCCGTAGCTCTCCCCGTAAAACAAACTGTTCCCCCACAGGAATATCAGCTAAATACTCTAGCTCCAACACGCAAGTAAAATTGAGAAAGGAGCAATTAAATTGAAAAAACCTAACGGCAACAGTCGTTATGCAAGTTTTAGGCACATTAAACTATTGAGTCTACTGTGCGCAGTTTGCGTTTTGGCAGTTTCGTTACCTTTAGCACATGCAAACTATAACTACGTAACCCAAGTCGGCAGCGAAGGCACCGCCGATGGACTGTTCACGTTCCCACACGGAATAGCCGTCAACGCAAGCGGATACGTATACGTCGTCGATTCAAGCAACCAACGAGTTGAAGTCTTTGACAGCGCAGGGAACTTCCAATTCAAGTTCAGTGGGGTTTTCTCATCACCCAGAGGCATAGCCTTGGACAGTGAGGGAAACGTCTACGTGTCAGATTCGGGCAATGACAAGATTCACGTTTTTAGCTGCACAGGCCACTATAAGTACGCAATAGGCAGCGTAGGTTCTGCTAATGGCCAATTCAATAACCCCTATGACGTAGCGGTAAACGGCAGCGGCTACATCTTCGTCGCAGACACATACAACCATCGTATCCAAGTCTTTGACAGCACAGGTCATTTCGTATTCAAAATTGGCTCCAACGGCGTGGGCAATGGCCAATTCAATTACCCCTTTGGTATAGCGGTTGATAATTCTGGAAAAATCTACGTAGGCGACACATACAACCACCGCGTTCAAGTCTTTGATGCCTCAGGCAATTTCCTGTTCAAATTCGGCAGCATAGGCTTTGGAAATAACCAATTTGACCACCCCCGAGGAATAGCTGTTGATGCTGCTGGAAAAATCTACGTCACTGACGAAAATAACTTCCGAATTCAGGTCTTCGATAGCACAGGCACTTATTTGGACACGATTGGCGGCATGAGCACCGGCATATTCAGGTATCCTTGGTATGTAGCTGTTGACGGGTTAGGCAACGTTTACGTTTCAGACACATGGCACCACTGCGTAAAAATCTTCCACGACAGCCTATTTGTCCTACCAGAAACACCCTTCGGCACTACCATAGTAGCAGTATTTGTCGCTGCAGCCGCATTCGCCGTAATCAAACAACATAAAGCAAAACGACCTTAAACAGCAACAAAAGTCAGTTAAGTTAGGGAAATTTTTCCACCCTTAACTTTTTTATCTTTTTTATTAATACCCACGAAAAATTAGTAGTACATCTCCGCCCAATTTCCCACACGAACAAAAAACGGATGGTTAAGCGCCAATTTTCTTATGCCTACAAACCATCAGAGACGCCGACGCTACAAAAAGCAAAACCAGAGCAACTTCCGAGGGGAATTCTGGAACTTGAGGCGACCCCGTTGGGGTTGGCTTTGGGGTAGGCGTTGGTGAGGCAGTCAGCGCAATAGTGAACGTTGGATGTGCAGTATCCATCGCGGTAGGCGTAGGCGTCACTGCTGGATCCATTGCCTCTGAGTAGAACGTGTGCAGCACATCGGCCACGGTGTTTGTGGCAAGGTTTAACGATTCGCCGCATCGGCTTTTAAACGCAGGGTCACTCCAGTTGTAATGCGTATCCATCCAAGTACAGGTTAACCCTTCTGCCCCGTCAAAGGTGGTGTCCCTCGCAACCGCAACAGCCGCATCATAAGCCGCCCCAACCGCAAGGTTTCCGTCAAAAACCAAGCAGCCATCAAAACTGCTCGTGTATATCTCTGTTCGGGCAAGCACGTAATTCTCGTAGTCGCTGTGATGCACCTCCGCACCCCACACCGTTGATGAACCCATAACGTGTCCAAAAACCGCCATGTCCGATACGTAATGCGTCACCATCCCCAAATGCAATGCCACGGCGCTGAAGTTGCCTGATGTGAAGCTTGCCTGCGCGTTGGCGTATTCCTGCTCCGCTCTCACTGCAGAGGCGTCATCATGCAGGGAACCGTTCGCATAGAAGTAGATATGGTGTTTAGTGGTGTCGCCTAAGCCGTCGAAAGTGTTTGGGTTGTCTGGAAGCTCGGTTCCGTACAAGAAACTTGAAAGATGACTTTCGAAGAACTGCTGCTCATCCGTGGGGAGCTAGCCCAACGCATGCTGGGCAATCCAGTCATGTGTGCCATAATCAGGAGTTGCAGGGTCGGCACTGTATCCGCCGTTGCTCCAAGCCAAAACCTGACCACACCCACTCAAAATTAAAGCTACACAAAAAAACCCAACCACCAGCAGGCTAACAGAATTTTTCTTCTGCATGACTGCTACGTTGAGTAATCTGAATTTAAGAGTTACCACACACTACCAGGCAAGAAGTGCATTTTGCCAAAGAACTAAAGAGAAAGAACAGGGGGACTGCTGAGTTTTTTGCGGTTCAAGTTCAACACTGCGCGCCCAGACGCAACGTCCACCATGACCGCGGGCCCAATCAACGTGCCAGTTATCTTCTGCTCCGTTGAAGACACGTAAGCGGTTTTGCCGTCAGCTATATCGCCGGCGGTTGCGGTTCCGTCCAAAGCTGCAGACAAAAGGCTGATTTGCAGTTGAGTTTTCTGCGTAAGCATAAGGCTTTCAGTGTGAGTCTGCATACCCGATTTGCTCATGGTTAATATATGGGGACCTTTATCTTGCAGGGCATCCCCATGCGTCTGATTGTAGTAACCACGCGTAACAATTTGAGTAGGAATAGCCCCCGTGGTTTCGTCAGCGACACAGCGGAAAACCTCCAGGCCCGCATTATCGG is a window encoding:
- a CDS encoding 6-bladed beta-propeller — translated: MKKPNGNSRYASFRHIKLLSLLCAVCVLAVSLPLAHANYNYVTQVGSEGTADGLFTFPHGIAVNASGYVYVVDSSNQRVEVFDSAGNFQFKFSGVFSSPRGIALDSEGNVYVSDSGNDKIHVFSCTGHYKYAIGSVGSANGQFNNPYDVAVNGSGYIFVADTYNHRIQVFDSTGHFVFKIGSNGVGNGQFNYPFGIAVDNSGKIYVGDTYNHRVQVFDASGNFLFKFGSIGFGNNQFDHPRGIAVDAAGKIYVTDENNFRIQVFDSTGTYLDTIGGMSTGIFRYPWYVAVDGLGNVYVSDTWHHCVKIFHDSLFVLPETPFGTTIVAVFVAAAAFAVIKQHKAKRP